In one window of Synechococcus sp. M16CYN DNA:
- the tpiA gene encoding triose-phosphate isomerase translates to MRRPVIAGNWKMHMTCAQAREFMGAFLPLVADTPNDRDLVLAPPFTAISTMARLCEDSSVALASQNVHWEREGAFTGEISPSMLQEHDVNYTIVGHSEPRKYFSESDEQINNRALSSQANGFIPIVCVGESDEQRERGEAERVIRRQIEQGLEGLDADQLVVAYEPIWAIGTGKTCEATEANRICGLIRSWVGSPDLVIQYGGSVKPGNIDELMAMSDIDGVLVGGASLKPDSFARIANYQTV, encoded by the coding sequence GTGCGTAGACCAGTGATCGCCGGCAACTGGAAGATGCATATGACCTGTGCCCAGGCTAGGGAGTTCATGGGTGCCTTCCTTCCTCTCGTCGCTGACACACCGAATGATCGCGATTTGGTGTTGGCACCTCCCTTCACAGCCATCTCTACAATGGCCCGTCTTTGTGAGGACAGCTCAGTTGCATTAGCCAGCCAAAACGTTCATTGGGAAAGGGAAGGCGCATTTACCGGAGAGATTTCACCATCTATGCTCCAAGAACATGATGTGAACTACACGATCGTGGGTCATAGCGAGCCACGTAAGTATTTTAGTGAAAGCGATGAGCAAATCAATAACAGAGCTTTATCATCCCAGGCAAACGGATTTATTCCCATTGTCTGTGTTGGCGAGTCAGACGAACAGCGAGAACGCGGTGAGGCGGAGCGCGTGATTCGCCGTCAGATCGAGCAGGGACTAGAAGGTCTTGATGCCGATCAGTTAGTGGTGGCTTACGAGCCCATATGGGCAATCGGTACGGGTAAAACTTGCGAAGCGACGGAAGCCAATCGCATTTGTGGTCTAATCCGCAGTTGGGTGGGATCTCCCGACTTGGTTATTCAATACGGAGGTTCGGTTAAGCCAGGCAACATCGATGAGCTAATGGCGATGAGTGATATCGATGGCGTTCTTGTTGGTGGAGCTTCACTTAAACCCGACAGCTTTGCGCGCATTGCCAACTATCAGACTGTCTAA
- the folP gene encoding dihydropteroate synthase, with the protein MGVINITPDSFSDGGQFFKPDQAIEEAQKQLHQGADVLDLGAQSTRPGAEEVGAEEECHRLLPPLIEIRSHCPDALISVDTFLAPVAAAALEAGANWINDVSGGCRDPELLRVVAEAHCPIVLMHSRGNSQSMDQLIVYNNVTTDVLTGLRQRTDKAIKAGVEPSQIIWDPGLGFAKTHDQNLQLLRELEQLNQDGFPLLLGPSRKRFIGAVLKEPRPKERLWGTAAVVCRCAQAGVAIVRVHDVGPISQILQMATELW; encoded by the coding sequence ATGGGGGTGATCAATATCACACCTGATTCCTTCAGCGATGGTGGACAGTTCTTTAAGCCGGATCAAGCCATTGAAGAAGCACAAAAACAGTTGCACCAGGGTGCTGACGTTCTTGACCTGGGAGCCCAAAGCACGAGACCTGGTGCAGAAGAGGTGGGCGCTGAAGAAGAGTGTCATCGTCTCCTCCCACCCCTGATAGAGATCCGCAGCCACTGTCCTGATGCCTTGATATCCGTTGATACATTTTTGGCACCTGTAGCGGCTGCCGCTCTCGAAGCTGGGGCGAACTGGATTAATGACGTGAGTGGAGGCTGTCGAGATCCAGAACTTTTGCGAGTTGTGGCAGAAGCTCATTGCCCGATTGTCCTAATGCACAGCCGAGGAAATAGTCAAAGTATGGATCAATTAATCGTTTACAACAATGTCACGACAGATGTACTGACAGGTTTGCGACAACGCACGGACAAAGCAATCAAAGCCGGGGTGGAACCTTCTCAAATTATTTGGGATCCAGGATTAGGTTTTGCTAAAACCCACGATCAAAATCTTCAACTTCTGAGAGAGCTTGAACAGCTCAACCAAGATGGATTTCCGCTACTTTTAGGTCCCTCACGTAAGCGATTTATTGGTGCGGTGCTAAAGGAACCAAGGCCAAAGGAACGACTATGGGGTACAGCGGCTGTAGTCTGCCGGTGTGCTCAAGCTGGAGTAGCGATTGTTCGTGTGCATGATGTAGGTCCAATTTCTCAAATATTGCAGATGGCCACAGAGCTTTGGTAG
- a CDS encoding magnesium chelatase subunit H: MFTQVCSANRRVAPVEGQSHKFVMKAVYVVLEPQYQNALTQAANVLNASQVDLGIELSGYLIEELRDNDNYAGFCADVAEADVFIASLIFIEDLAQKVVEAVVPHRERLKAVVVFPSMPEVMRLNKLGSFSMTQLGQSKSAIAGFMKKRREASGAGFQDAMLKLLNTLPTVLKYLPVEKAQDARSFMLSFQYWLGGTPENLRNFFLMLADKYVFPVAEGEEHLAMQVAEPEIFPDLGIWHPLAPSMFEDLKEYLNWNSSRTDLSEQARSGPVIGLILQRSHIVTGDDAHYVATIQEMEYRGAQVIPIFCGGLDFSKPVNTFFYDPLHLDQPLVDGVVSLTGFALVGGPARQDHPKAIESLKKLNRPYMVALPLVFQTTQEWEGSDLGLHPVQVALQIAIPELDGAIEPIVLSGRDDATGKAHTLQDRVDAIAERAIRWSSLRIKPRIDKKLAITVFSFPPDKGNVGTAAYLDVFSSIHCVMREMKAKGYNIKDLPNTPKDLLEAVIQSPDATKGSPELSIAHRMSVEEYELLTPHSTRLEENWGKPPGNLNSDGQNLLVFGRHFGNIFVGVQPTFGYEGDPMRLLYSRSASPHHGFAAYYTYLQKIWKADAVLHFGTHGSLEFMPGKQIGMSENCYPDSLIGALPNLYYYAANNPSEATIAKRRGYASTISYLTPPADNAGLYKTLKELGELVGSYQQLRESDRGVQIVKTIIETARQCNFDKDVALLKEDAVSVDLDGRDALVGAVYRQLMEIESRLLPCGLHTIGRPPTAEEAIATLVSIASLEREEDGLCSLPGLLADAIDRDINDVYQGSNDGILADVELYRSITKTSRAAVGAMVHSLSGLDGRVTMRNSLGWLHSLATRFGLKLPSPWLRVCCNDGFTRVNSTALDDLFGYLRFCLEQICTDMEMDSLLKALDGEYILPGPGGDPIRNPNVLPSGKNIYALDPQAIPTRAAVLSAKGVVDKLIERQRKEQGTWPETIACVLWGTDNIKTYGESLAQILWFVGVKPMPDSVGRVNKLELIPLQELGRPRIDVVVNCSGVFRDLFINQMALIDQAVKMAAEAEEQIEQNFIRKHALEQANKEGVSLRDAACRVFSNASGSYSSNINLAIENSTWEKENELQEMYLSRKTFAFNADNPSEMNQRRDVFESVMKTADVTFQNLDSAEISLTDVSHYFDSDPTKLIADLRDDGKSPISYIADTTTANTQVRSLSETIRLDSRTKLLNPKWYEGMLNSGYEGVREVAKRLNFTLGWSATSGSVDNFIYEEANETFVNDSKMCKRLLELNPNSFRQIVGTLLEVHGRGYWQTSDDNIKQLQELYQEVENQIEGIVTN, translated from the coding sequence ATGTTCACACAGGTCTGCTCCGCTAATCGCCGCGTTGCCCCTGTTGAAGGTCAGAGTCACAAATTTGTGATGAAAGCGGTTTATGTGGTGCTTGAACCTCAGTACCAGAATGCCCTAACCCAGGCCGCCAATGTGTTGAACGCGTCACAAGTCGATCTTGGGATCGAACTGAGCGGATATCTGATCGAGGAACTGCGTGATAATGACAATTACGCCGGTTTTTGCGCTGATGTGGCCGAGGCCGATGTGTTTATTGCTTCGTTGATCTTCATCGAGGATTTGGCGCAGAAAGTGGTGGAGGCTGTTGTTCCCCATCGGGAACGTTTAAAAGCTGTTGTGGTGTTCCCCTCTATGCCGGAGGTAATGCGCTTAAACAAGTTGGGCAGCTTCTCAATGACTCAGCTGGGTCAAAGCAAGAGTGCAATTGCAGGTTTCATGAAGAAGCGGAGGGAAGCCAGTGGAGCTGGTTTTCAGGACGCCATGCTCAAACTGTTGAACACGCTCCCCACGGTTCTCAAGTACTTGCCCGTGGAGAAGGCACAGGACGCGCGCAGTTTCATGCTTAGTTTTCAGTATTGGCTGGGAGGAACTCCAGAAAATCTTCGCAACTTCTTCTTGATGTTGGCCGACAAGTATGTGTTCCCTGTCGCTGAGGGCGAAGAACATTTGGCTATGCAAGTCGCAGAGCCAGAAATCTTTCCCGATTTGGGGATTTGGCATCCGCTCGCTCCCTCAATGTTTGAAGACTTGAAGGAATATCTCAACTGGAACTCTAGTCGAACTGATTTATCAGAACAGGCCCGTTCCGGCCCTGTGATCGGTTTGATACTACAGCGCAGCCATATTGTCACCGGAGATGACGCTCATTACGTCGCCACTATTCAAGAAATGGAATATCGCGGTGCACAGGTAATTCCGATTTTCTGCGGAGGACTTGATTTCTCGAAACCCGTCAATACTTTTTTCTATGATCCGCTTCATCTAGATCAGCCCCTGGTAGACGGCGTAGTTTCCTTGACGGGATTTGCCCTCGTAGGTGGTCCAGCCCGCCAAGATCACCCTAAGGCTATCGAATCGTTGAAAAAGCTTAATCGTCCATACATGGTGGCGTTGCCACTGGTGTTTCAGACTACCCAAGAATGGGAGGGAAGCGACCTTGGCCTTCATCCGGTGCAAGTTGCTCTGCAGATCGCGATCCCTGAGCTAGATGGCGCTATCGAACCCATTGTGCTGTCCGGCCGTGATGATGCAACCGGAAAAGCACACACTCTGCAGGATCGTGTTGATGCGATTGCTGAACGGGCTATCCGTTGGTCCTCTTTGCGAATAAAGCCTCGTATCGACAAAAAGCTAGCCATCACTGTGTTCAGCTTCCCTCCTGATAAAGGCAATGTCGGTACTGCCGCCTATCTAGATGTTTTTAGTTCGATCCACTGCGTGATGCGGGAGATGAAAGCCAAGGGGTACAACATAAAAGATTTGCCAAATACCCCAAAGGATTTGCTCGAGGCTGTAATCCAATCCCCTGATGCGACTAAAGGATCCCCGGAGCTCTCCATCGCCCATCGTATGAGCGTCGAAGAGTACGAGCTGCTTACCCCTCACTCGACACGTTTAGAAGAGAATTGGGGTAAACCTCCTGGAAATCTTAATAGTGATGGCCAAAATCTCTTGGTATTTGGTAGACATTTCGGCAATATTTTTGTAGGTGTACAGCCCACCTTTGGATACGAGGGTGACCCGATGCGCCTTCTGTATTCCCGAAGTGCAAGTCCGCACCATGGTTTTGCTGCGTATTACACCTATCTTCAAAAGATTTGGAAAGCGGATGCCGTCCTTCATTTCGGGACGCATGGTTCGTTGGAATTCATGCCCGGCAAGCAAATTGGTATGAGTGAAAATTGCTATCCTGACTCTCTGATTGGTGCGCTGCCCAATCTTTATTACTACGCTGCCAATAACCCTTCGGAGGCCACCATTGCCAAGCGTCGTGGTTATGCCTCCACAATTAGTTACCTCACACCTCCCGCAGACAACGCTGGTCTTTACAAGACTCTAAAAGAGTTAGGAGAACTAGTGGGTTCTTATCAGCAGTTGCGTGAAAGTGACCGTGGTGTACAAATCGTCAAGACAATTATTGAAACAGCGCGTCAGTGCAATTTTGATAAGGACGTTGCTCTACTTAAAGAAGATGCGGTTTCAGTAGATCTTGATGGACGCGACGCCTTGGTTGGCGCTGTGTATCGACAACTGATGGAAATAGAGAGCCGTTTATTGCCTTGTGGTCTGCACACCATTGGTCGACCCCCTACAGCCGAGGAGGCGATAGCTACCTTAGTGAGCATCGCTTCACTGGAACGTGAAGAAGATGGTTTATGTTCGTTGCCTGGTCTTCTTGCAGATGCGATCGACCGCGATATTAACGATGTTTACCAAGGCAGTAACGACGGGATCCTAGCCGATGTGGAGCTTTATCGCTCTATTACTAAGACATCCCGTGCTGCTGTCGGAGCGATGGTTCATTCGTTGAGCGGTCTTGATGGTCGGGTAACCATGCGCAACAGCCTTGGCTGGTTGCACAGCCTAGCTACCCGCTTTGGTCTCAAGCTTCCATCTCCTTGGCTACGAGTTTGCTGCAACGACGGTTTCACTCGGGTCAACTCTACCGCACTTGACGATCTATTTGGTTACCTGCGTTTTTGTCTAGAGCAGATCTGCACCGATATGGAGATGGATAGTCTACTGAAAGCCCTTGATGGTGAATACATTCTTCCCGGGCCAGGTGGTGATCCAATTCGTAATCCTAATGTGTTGCCTAGCGGTAAAAACATTTATGCCCTAGATCCCCAGGCAATTCCTACCCGTGCTGCGGTTTTATCGGCCAAGGGGGTGGTTGATAAGCTGATTGAACGACAACGAAAGGAACAAGGCACTTGGCCGGAAACAATTGCTTGTGTGCTTTGGGGAACAGATAACATCAAAACCTATGGCGAATCTCTAGCTCAGATTCTTTGGTTTGTTGGCGTGAAGCCAATGCCCGATTCAGTTGGTCGTGTAAATAAATTGGAGCTTATTCCACTTCAGGAATTGGGTCGTCCTCGCATCGACGTGGTAGTAAATTGTTCCGGTGTGTTCCGAGATTTATTTATAAATCAAATGGCCTTGATTGATCAGGCCGTCAAGATGGCTGCTGAAGCAGAAGAGCAAATTGAGCAAAATTTTATTCGCAAACATGCCTTAGAACAAGCAAATAAAGAAGGTGTCAGCCTGCGTGACGCTGCTTGCCGTGTGTTTTCTAATGCTAGTGGAAGTTATAGTTCTAACATTAATTTAGCGATCGAAAATAGTACTTGGGAAAAAGAGAATGAGCTCCAAGAGATGTATCTTTCTAGAAAGACTTTTGCTTTCAATGCAGACAACCCTAGCGAAATGAATCAAAGAAGGGATGTATTTGAATCAGTTATGAAGACTGCCGACGTGACTTTTCAAAATTTAGATTCGGCAGAAATTTCACTCACTGATGTGAGTCACTATTTCGACTCCGATCCCACCAAGCTAATCGCTGACCTTAGGGACGATGGCAAATCACCTATCAGTTACATCGCAGACACTACGACAGCAAATACTCAAGTTCGTTCCTTAAGTGAAACGATTCGTCTTGACTCCCGTACAAAATTGCTCAATCCCAAATGGTACGAGGGAATGCTCAATTCTGGTTACGAGGGTGTACGTGAGGTAGCTAAGCGTCTTAATTTCACCCTCGGATGGAGCGCTACCAGCGGTTCAGTCGACAACTTTATCTATGAAGAAGCAAACGAAACATTTGTTAATGATTCTAAAATGTGTAAGCGTCTTTTGGAGCTGAATCCCAATAGCTTCCGTCAGATTGTCGGCACTTTGCTTGAGGTGCATGGTCGCGGTTACTGGCAAACGTCCGACGATAACATTAAGCAACTGCAAGAACTTTACCAAGAAGTAGAAAATCAGATTGAGGGAATTGTAACTAATTGA
- the dapB gene encoding 4-hydroxy-tetrahydrodipicolinate reductase, translating into MTSQIPVVVAGALGRMGTEVVTAVVNSGDCELVGAIDNTPGKEGFDVGVEMGLKDLGVAVTADFEGCLCAVSQSARNSDQRAVLVDFTHPSVVFEHTRTAIAYGIHPVIGTTGLNSDQLSDLTEFSTKASMGGAVIPNFSVGMVLLQQAAAAAARFYNNAELIELHHNCKADAPSGTCIKTAELMEDLGKSFNQAEVDEYESLSGSRGGLRESGLRLHSLRLPGLVAHQEVIFGALGETYTLRHDTIDRSAYMAGVLLTVRKVGSLKQLVYGLERLI; encoded by the coding sequence ATGACCTCTCAGATTCCCGTTGTCGTCGCGGGTGCCCTCGGCCGTATGGGTACGGAAGTCGTTACAGCTGTTGTTAATTCTGGGGACTGTGAGCTCGTTGGCGCCATCGATAACACTCCTGGCAAAGAAGGATTTGACGTAGGAGTGGAGATGGGTCTCAAGGATCTTGGGGTGGCTGTCACTGCCGATTTTGAAGGTTGCCTCTGCGCGGTGAGCCAGTCAGCTCGAAATTCTGACCAAAGAGCTGTTTTAGTGGACTTCACGCATCCATCCGTGGTCTTTGAGCACACCAGAACAGCTATTGCTTACGGTATTCATCCTGTCATCGGCACCACGGGGCTGAATTCCGATCAGCTCAGCGACCTTACTGAGTTTTCTACCAAGGCCTCTATGGGTGGGGCAGTAATTCCCAATTTTTCCGTTGGCATGGTGCTTCTACAGCAAGCGGCGGCGGCGGCGGCCCGGTTTTACAACAACGCCGAACTTATTGAGCTTCACCACAACTGCAAAGCAGATGCACCTAGTGGCACCTGCATCAAAACCGCTGAATTAATGGAAGACCTTGGCAAGAGCTTTAATCAGGCTGAAGTAGATGAATATGAATCGTTATCAGGTTCACGGGGAGGATTGCGGGAAAGTGGTTTGCGCTTGCACTCTTTGCGATTACCCGGCCTTGTAGCACACCAAGAAGTCATATTTGGTGCTCTTGGCGAGACGTACACCCTTCGCCACGACACAATTGATCGATCGGCTTACATGGCTGGGGTGCTGCTCACAGTGAGAAAGGTTGGTTCTCTGAAACAACTGGTCTACGGTCTTGAACGGCTTATTTAA
- a CDS encoding high light inducible protein, producing the protein MTQFTSSSPVIRGTTVTTEDGGRLNAFATEPRMQVVEAEQGWGFHERAEKLNGRMAMLGFIALLATEIAMGGEAFTQGLLGLG; encoded by the coding sequence ATGACTCAATTCACTTCTTCTTCCCCGGTAATCCGCGGTACCACTGTCACTACCGAGGATGGAGGCCGTCTCAACGCCTTTGCCACTGAACCCCGCATGCAGGTGGTAGAGGCTGAGCAGGGCTGGGGTTTTCATGAACGCGCTGAGAAACTAAACGGCCGGATGGCCATGCTCGGGTTTATTGCCCTACTTGCCACCGAAATCGCCATGGGAGGAGAAGCTTTCACCCAAGGATTGCTCGGCCTAGGTTGA
- a CDS encoding FAD-dependent monooxygenase, with product MGAGPTGSLAALLLAHQNRCVVLYDPQSPETLQARSRAYAITHSSRRLLSQLGLWDALQDHLIAFERLDLRDLTLGHQVLFLNDDLALRNRGHRAIGWILDHRPLMDMLFGRLQQAALVQLHLGGSTPPAPGQNSLVVAADGPLSPTRESWGIRCWFNRYHQGCLTAKVVLRGAKSNQACELFRPEGPLAILPLGKNNFQIVWSAPMHRCQERSALPSSTFLDQLASVLPPGMEPDLLLDQPKAFTQQWMLAHRLSHGRGVLIGEAGHRCHPVGGQGLNLCWRDVDVLMRVVKQGGPAAHVAARYGRKRWIDLILVGLATDLLVRVFSNRNWFLMVFRNVLLKLLRNNAGLRQLSLKAMTDGPMQIWRALPD from the coding sequence ATGGGAGCTGGTCCAACCGGCTCCCTGGCGGCTTTACTACTGGCTCATCAGAATCGGTGCGTAGTTTTATATGATCCTCAAAGCCCCGAGACACTTCAGGCGCGGAGCCGTGCTTATGCCATCACCCACTCAAGTCGTCGATTATTGAGCCAACTCGGGCTATGGGATGCTTTGCAAGATCATCTAATTGCCTTTGAGCGATTAGATCTGCGTGATTTGACTTTGGGTCACCAGGTGTTGTTCTTGAACGATGATCTAGCACTGAGAAATCGTGGTCATCGAGCAATCGGATGGATCCTCGACCACCGCCCGTTGATGGATATGCTCTTCGGTCGCCTACAACAAGCGGCCTTGGTGCAGTTGCACCTAGGCGGTTCTACGCCACCGGCCCCGGGACAGAACAGCCTGGTCGTCGCTGCCGACGGCCCATTGTCACCGACACGGGAAAGCTGGGGGATCAGATGTTGGTTCAACCGCTACCATCAAGGGTGCCTCACTGCAAAGGTGGTGCTCAGGGGTGCCAAGTCAAATCAGGCTTGTGAGCTATTTCGTCCGGAAGGCCCCCTCGCCATACTACCCCTCGGAAAGAACAATTTCCAAATTGTCTGGAGTGCACCGATGCACCGGTGTCAAGAACGTAGCGCACTGCCCAGTAGCACTTTCCTTGATCAATTGGCTAGCGTTTTACCTCCTGGAATGGAGCCTGATCTTCTGCTGGACCAGCCTAAAGCTTTCACTCAGCAATGGATGCTGGCACATCGACTGAGTCACGGCCGCGGTGTCCTCATCGGAGAGGCCGGGCATCGCTGTCATCCAGTAGGCGGTCAAGGACTGAACTTATGCTGGCGGGATGTCGACGTCTTAATGCGTGTCGTAAAGCAAGGCGGACCAGCTGCTCATGTTGCAGCGCGCTATGGGCGCAAGCGCTGGATAGACCTAATTCTAGTTGGTCTTGCTACCGACCTACTCGTACGGGTTTTTTCGAATCGCAACTGGTTCTTGATGGTTTTCAGAAATGTTCTATTAAAACTTCTGCGCAATAACGCAGGGCTGCGTCAACTCAGTCTTAAGGCAATGACCGATGGTCCAATGCAAATCTGGCGAGCATTGCCAGACTGA
- a CDS encoding DUF2949 domain-containing protein, with product MVMCSHPQPTASVELKQFLQRCVGLSLSALQLGSKQAELEQAPLPIVLWSFGLLSLDQLQIVLDWQDAQSSRRKTWMG from the coding sequence ATGGTGATGTGTAGCCATCCACAGCCAACAGCATCGGTGGAACTGAAACAGTTTCTACAAAGATGCGTTGGCCTGAGTTTAAGTGCTCTTCAGCTGGGATCAAAGCAAGCCGAACTAGAACAAGCACCCCTACCAATTGTTCTATGGAGCTTTGGTTTACTAAGCCTTGATCAGCTACAAATAGTTCTGGATTGGCAAGACGCTCAGTCGTCACGAAGAAAAACTTGGATGGGTTGA
- a CDS encoding DUF3038 domain-containing protein, whose product MTKTPTQPGSGARLSRRGVQRLDLLLLTIEALDLNGSEAMLWTSHQMGFQTQFPNRVELWKRRCHNPLRRTTRREQLDPVDAESMICLVCAMAERLYPMLHQLLSSREPACLTQQRWLLLKKRLGDLIEERMNLRRGAVLHLLNPDKEGILHHQLISTLALCAGAGGVNRLRATLLDPTP is encoded by the coding sequence GTGACAAAAACCCCAACGCAACCTGGTTCTGGTGCCCGCCTCAGCCGTCGTGGTGTTCAGCGTCTCGATCTTCTATTGCTCACTATTGAAGCCCTCGACCTTAACGGTAGTGAAGCGATGCTTTGGACGAGCCACCAGATGGGGTTTCAAACCCAGTTTCCTAATCGAGTTGAACTGTGGAAGCGTCGGTGTCATAACCCCTTGCGTCGCACCACGCGACGCGAACAGCTAGATCCAGTTGATGCTGAATCCATGATCTGTTTGGTGTGCGCGATGGCTGAACGTCTCTACCCGATGCTTCACCAGTTACTTTCAAGCCGTGAACCGGCTTGTCTTACTCAACAACGCTGGCTGCTACTCAAAAAACGCCTAGGTGATTTGATTGAAGAGCGAATGAACCTTCGGCGTGGAGCTGTGCTGCACCTGTTGAATCCCGATAAGGAGGGAATTTTGCATCATCAACTAATCAGCACCCTAGCTCTCTGTGCAGGAGCCGGCGGGGTAAACAGACTTCGTGCCACGTTGCTCGACCCTACACCTTGA
- a CDS encoding DUF4335 domain-containing protein encodes MPRCSTLHLDLAMQKNIYSYEQTAALLLIEGYPDLSASHGNDAISILSAWRLQIIGAPELEGTCEHLEALMTVVMPYARHCLSGVRRRFGATDSFVSISPNGSGAGHQLELRSSRDEVEPLQINLDDADLADLVQCLDLLRLDERVKLAWTIPADHPLKRREIMDRIPLQHRLVAPVFGSLALGATVAIAMIQPLPLTHEEATLQLSTPAAETIQPTVKQ; translated from the coding sequence GTGCCACGTTGCTCGACCCTACACCTTGACTTAGCCATGCAAAAAAACATATACAGCTATGAGCAAACCGCCGCTCTTCTTCTGATTGAAGGGTATCCGGATTTATCCGCTAGCCATGGTAACGATGCCATCAGCATCCTTTCTGCATGGCGACTGCAAATTATCGGAGCTCCAGAATTAGAGGGAACCTGTGAACATCTTGAAGCATTGATGACAGTTGTCATGCCCTATGCCCGACATTGTTTATCAGGCGTGAGGCGTCGTTTTGGTGCCACCGACAGTTTTGTATCGATCAGCCCCAATGGCTCTGGTGCAGGACACCAACTAGAACTGCGAAGCAGCCGTGACGAAGTCGAACCATTGCAAATCAATCTTGATGACGCTGACCTTGCTGACCTAGTGCAATGCTTGGATTTACTCCGTTTAGACGAGCGAGTGAAACTTGCCTGGACGATCCCCGCAGATCATCCGCTTAAACGAAGAGAGATTATGGATCGCATTCCCCTGCAACATCGTCTCGTTGCCCCGGTTTTTGGAAGTCTTGCACTGGGAGCCACAGTTGCGATAGCCATGATTCAACCATTGCCGCTAACACATGAAGAGGCAACGTTACAATTGTCGACTCCTGCCGCCGAGACAATACAGCCTACTGTCAAACAATGA
- the purS gene encoding phosphoribosylformylglycinamidine synthase subunit PurS — MPHYQARVLVHLHSSVLDPAGEAVRGAAARLGVHGINKLRIGKAVEVEIEAVSEIEARHRLELLSDRLLANPVIEHWSLELKDS, encoded by the coding sequence GTGCCACACTATCAAGCCCGTGTTCTGGTTCACCTACATTCCTCTGTACTAGACCCCGCGGGAGAAGCCGTTAGAGGCGCAGCCGCTCGTCTTGGTGTACATGGAATCAACAAACTGCGCATTGGAAAAGCGGTAGAAGTGGAAATTGAAGCTGTTAGTGAGATTGAGGCCCGTCATCGTCTTGAACTACTCAGTGACCGGCTACTTGCCAACCCAGTCATTGAGCATTGGTCCCTGGAGCTAAAAGATTCATGA
- the purQ gene encoding phosphoribosylformylglycinamidine synthase subunit PurQ, with the protein MTIGIVVFPGSNCDRDVQWAVEGCLGIPTRRLWHDETDLSGIDGVILPGGFSYGDYLRCGAIAQFAPILQSLIDFVSKGGRVLGICNGFQILTELELLPGALTRNQNLHFICEDSSLRVSSDRTNWLKSYGKDSSLLLPIAHGMGCYQCSKDTLKQLQDDDAIALRYNTNPNGSVDDIAGITDASGNVFGLMPHPERACDPATGGTDGRSLLEALLN; encoded by the coding sequence ATGACCATTGGGATCGTCGTTTTTCCTGGTTCTAACTGCGATCGGGATGTTCAATGGGCTGTTGAAGGTTGCCTTGGCATACCGACACGCCGTCTCTGGCATGACGAAACAGACCTAAGTGGCATAGATGGAGTAATTCTGCCAGGTGGCTTTAGCTACGGCGATTACCTGCGCTGTGGCGCGATAGCCCAATTTGCGCCAATACTCCAATCTTTGATAGACTTCGTCTCCAAAGGTGGACGTGTGTTAGGCATCTGTAATGGTTTTCAAATCCTTACAGAGTTAGAATTATTACCCGGAGCACTAACACGCAATCAGAACCTTCACTTCATTTGTGAAGATTCATCACTCCGTGTATCTAGTGATCGAACGAATTGGTTGAAAAGCTACGGTAAGGACTCTTCACTGCTACTGCCGATTGCTCATGGAATGGGTTGTTATCAATGCAGTAAAGATACCCTTAAGCAACTTCAAGATGACGATGCCATCGCCCTACGCTACAACACAAATCCTAACGGATCAGTAGACGACATCGCTGGGATTACCGATGCATCAGGTAACGTTTTTGGCTTAATGCCTCATCCGGAACGAGCCTGTGATCCTGCAACAGGTGGAACCGACGGACGCTCGCTACTTGAGGCCCTATTGAACTAA